In Metarhizium brunneum chromosome 3, complete sequence, a genomic segment contains:
- the GWT1 gene encoding GPI-anchored wall transfer protein 1 produces the protein MSKQSYKQQKEDFVSNLSGGSVPEIAAVTAVVPVAILLWSALQARQSFFRPYTPLSYAVDFLLCVGAFLLATTLYASTPVLLILFLLAPVASVYMLPAQTARKKKPIVPRDDKNAARPLDVLPAKPFLTSYRGAMMVMTCVSILAVDFRLFPRRFAKVETWGTSLMDMGVGSFVFTAGVVAARPVLKERASGKSMSLVKRLVYSARHSAPLLVLGVIRLLSVKGLDYAEHVTEYGVHWNFFFTLGFLPPFVAAFQAVLRYVPSYAALALLVGGVYEVLLENTALKAYILTAPRTDLLSMNREGIFSFFGYLAIFLAGQDLGMFIIPRAINPRSKATPGTQRNTLLMTIAVWAAIWSALYYLCTGYSFGLGLVVSRRLANLPYVLWVASFNTIQIFACCLIDTVFFPATYNATDGRTEREANEFATSRVLRAFNRNGLAVFLVANLLTGLVNMTVRTLDVGPSVTMAVLLGYMGAVTGFAVLLDMYDVSVKL, from the exons ATGTCCAAGCAGAGCTACAAACAGCAAAAGGAGGACTTTGTGTCCAACCTCTCGGGCGGTTCCGTGCCCGAGATAGCTGCCGTCACGGCCGTTGTACCC GTTGCTATTCTGCTGTGGTCTGCCCTCCAAGCTCGCCAATCCTTCTTCAGGCCGTACACGCCGCTCTCCTATGCCGTCGACTTCCTCCTCTGCGTGGGCGCATTCCTCCTCGCGACGACGCTCTACGCCAGCACGCCCGTCCTCCtgatcctcttcctcctcgcgCCCGTGGCATCCGTGTACATGCTCCCCGCGCAGACGGCCCGCAAAAAGAAGCCGATTGTTCCGAGGGATGACAAGAACGCGGCGCGGCCGCTGGACGTGTTGCCGGCCAAGCCGTTCCTCACGTCGTACCGCGGCGCaatgatggtgatgacgtgCGTGAGCATACTGGCCGTTGACTTTCGCCTGTTTCCGCGGCGTTTCGCCAAAGTAGAGACGTGGGGGACGAGCCTGATGGACATGGGCGTGGGATCGTTTGTCTTCACCGCGGGCGTGGTCGCCGCGAGGCCCGTCTTGAAGGAGCGAGCCTCGGGGAAGAGCATGTCGCTGGTCAAGCGCCTCGTCTACTCGGCCAGGCACTCGGCcccgctgctggtgctgggcgTCATTCGCCTCCTCAGCGTCAAGGGGCTCGACTACGCCGAGCACGTCACCGAGTACGGCGTCCACTGGAACTTCTTCTTCACCCTGGGCTTCCTGCCGCCCTTTGTGGCCGCCTTCCAGGCCGTCCTGCGATATGTGCCCTCGTACGCGGCGCTCgcgctcctcgtcggcggcgtgtACGAGGTGCTCCTCGAAAACACGGCGCTCAAGGCGTACATCCTCACCGCGCCGCGGACGGACCTGCTCTCCATGAACCGCGAGGGCATATTCAGCTTCTTCGGCTACCTGGCTATTTtcctggctggccaagacctGGGCATGTTCATCATCCCGCGCGCCATCAACCCGCGCAGCAAGGCCACGCCCGGAACGCAGCGCAACACGCTGCTCATGACCATTGCCGTCTGGGCTGCCATCTGGTCCGCGCTGTACTATCTCTGCACCGGCTACTCGTTCGGCctgggcctcgtcgtctcccgCCGGCTCGCGAACCTCCCCTACGTGTTGTGGGTGGCGTCCTTCAACACAATCCAGATCTTTGCGTGCTGCCTCATCGACACCGTTTTCTTCCCGGCGACTTACAATGCCACCGATGGCAGGACGGAAAGGGAGGCAAATGAATTTGCCACGAGCAGGGTGCTCAGAGCGTTTAACAGGAACGGCCTGGCGGTGTTCTTGGTGGCGAACCTGCTCACGGGGTTGGTGAATATGACGGTCAGGACGTTGGACGTCGGTCCGTCAGTGACAATGGCCGTGCTGTTGGGGTACATGGGTGCTGTGACGGGGTTTGCCGTCCTCTTGGATATGTACGATGTTTCTGTAAAGCTGTGA
- the Blmh gene encoding Bleomycin hydrolase — protein MGGQQSKASASRAHDKVMVDRLRKMNLQENSISGEVNEKSGKLIRDAEPLPLDAVSLLPSTILEDPRNRLALSALSSANPRTVLTSQASKIANQHVFNTKIPFEGAPITNQRSSGRCWLFASTNVFRVAIMKRYNLESFELSQNYLYYYDKLEKSNWFLEQIIDTSGEDLDGRVVQRLLDDLISDGGQWDMVYNLVDKYGLVPQTLYPDSWNAQNSGVLNTVLKTKLREYALNLRNAIAAGQAPGVISAMKIIYMQEVQKIITLLLGPTPNPTQEFTWTYADKDNKVHSLTVTPKDFAKNISSSNFQITSTTISDLVSLVNDPRNDLMTLLTVDRLGNIVGGRDVTYINVDMKTLKEGCVKMIKAGIPVFFGCDVGKFSDKTSGVMDLHVFDYEVGIGTDLLGMTKEERLRAGESLMTHAMVLTAVHLDEKTAQPVRWRVQNSWGTDNVGDKGWFVMTDEWMDEFVYQAVVDRKFLSKEVRDVAEQEPTVLPLWDPMGSLA, from the exons CTCCAAGAGAACAGCATCTCTGGCGAGGTGAATGAGAAGAGCGGCAAGTTGATCCGTGATGCAGAGCCTCTGCCGTTGGATGCAGTGTCTCTGTTGCCTTCGACGATTTTGGAGGACCCCCGAAACAG GCTTGCTCTCTCGGCGTTGAGTTCGGCCAACCCGCGGACGGTTCTGACCTCGCAGGCTTCCAAGATTGCTAATCAGCACGTTTTCAATACAAAGATTCCCTTTGAGGGCGCGCCTATTACGAACCAGCGCTCGAGTGGTCGATGCTGGCTGTTTGCTTCTACCAATGTGTTCCGCGTGGCTATCATGAAGAGGTACAACCTCGAGTCGTTTGAGTTGTCCCAGAACTACCTCTACTACTATGACAAGCTTGAGAAGTCGAACTGGTTCCTCGAGCAAATCATTGACACCTCTGGAGAGGACCTGGACGGCCGTGTCGTCCAGAGGCTTCTGGATGATCTCATTTCCGACGGTGGCCAGTGGGACATGGTGTACAACTTGGTTGACAAGTACGGCCTTGTTCCTCAAACATTGTACCCGGACAGCTGGAACGCCCAAAACTCGGGCGTTCTCAACACCGTCCTCAAGACCAAGCTCCGCGAGTATGCTCTGAACTTGCGCAATGCAATTGCTGCCGGCCAGGCACCGGGCGTCATTTCCGCCATGAAGATCATCTACATGCAGGAGGTCCAGAAAATCATCACCCTCCTCCTTGGACCTACGCCAAATCCCACGCAGGAGTTCACATGGACATacgccgacaaggacaacaagGTCCACTCCCTGACCGTCACTCCCaaggactttgccaagaacATCAGCAGCTCAAACTTCCAGATCACCTCTACTACCATCTCAGACCTGGTCTCGCTCGTCAACGACCCTCGCAACGACCTCATGACCCTCCTCACTGTCGACAGGCTGGGCAACATTGTCGGCGGCCGTGACGTTACCTACATCAACGTCGACATGAAGACCCTCAAGGAAGGCTGCGTGAAGATGATCAAGGCCGGGATACCCGTCTTTTTTGGCTGCGATGTGGGTAAATTCAGCGACAAGACCTCCGGAGTCATGGACCTTCATGTCTTTGACTACGAAGTTGGCATTGGCACGGATCTACTCGGCATGACCAAGGAGGAGAGGTTGCGGGCGGGTGAGAGTCTGATGACGCATGCCATGGTTTTGACGGCCGTGCATTTGGACGAGAAGACGGCGCAACCTGTGCGCTGGAGAGTGCAGAATAGTTGGGGTACAGACAATGTAGGCGATAAAGGGTGGTTTGTCATGACGGATGAGTGGATGGACGAGTTTGTTTATCAGGCCGTTGTTGACCGCAAGTTCTTGAGCAAGGAAGTCAGAGACGTAGCTGAACAGGAGCCGACGGTCTTGCCGTTGTGGGATCCTATGGGTTCTTTGGCTTGA